A genomic segment from Polyangium mundeleinium encodes:
- a CDS encoding ferritin-like domain-containing protein — MARSNRVGRILRHVLSLSIAPAAVACGIDTEGFSVVTCGSDRDLSDVRTAEELDFMQLVSIDEGGPSEEPRVVATFGTKCGSASNVAMCEAAIAAATSAQGFRLGQCVDFCPRHILVTNKGDEVEVLETKEAVLDLIRPIDTAVEAVLAAELAEYHVSCNDADEGGVRASGSGFDVLGTRYTEICDPIVRELYLLRINADGNVQEIESEVIESESGACIGRRPAGLARRKARGTTRVGAYLASVAHLEAASVDAFEALAAELAHHGAPRALIQRAGIARRDEVRHARVMRRLASRHGGQFRAPIVAKQAPRSLEAIALDNAVEGCVRETFGALVGMWQARAAKDPAVRRAMRRIALDEARHASLAWAIDEWIRPRLDAAARERVETERRKTLEIVEAEACAGNDPALVSTLGLPDGDAGERLARHFKVAVLALSA, encoded by the coding sequence ATGGCCAGGTCCAATCGAGTCGGTAGAATCTTGCGTCACGTCCTTTCACTCTCGATCGCGCCCGCCGCTGTTGCTTGTGGGATCGACACCGAAGGCTTCAGCGTCGTCACGTGCGGGTCCGATCGAGACCTGTCCGATGTGCGGACCGCCGAGGAGCTCGATTTCATGCAACTCGTCAGCATCGACGAGGGAGGGCCGTCGGAGGAGCCACGCGTGGTCGCGACCTTCGGAACCAAGTGCGGCTCCGCGAGCAACGTCGCCATGTGCGAGGCCGCGATCGCCGCCGCCACGTCCGCCCAAGGTTTTCGCCTGGGCCAGTGCGTCGATTTTTGCCCGCGCCACATTCTGGTCACGAACAAGGGCGACGAGGTCGAGGTCCTCGAAACGAAGGAGGCCGTCCTCGACTTGATCCGGCCCATCGATACGGCCGTCGAGGCCGTGCTCGCCGCCGAACTCGCGGAGTATCACGTCTCCTGCAACGATGCGGACGAGGGCGGCGTCCGGGCCTCAGGCTCCGGCTTCGATGTGCTCGGCACGAGATACACCGAGATATGCGACCCGATCGTGCGCGAACTGTACCTCCTCCGCATCAACGCCGACGGGAACGTGCAGGAGATCGAGTCCGAGGTCATTGAATCGGAATCGGGCGCTTGTATTGGCCGGCGCCCCGCGGGGCTCGCGCGGCGCAAGGCCCGCGGCACGACCCGCGTCGGCGCGTATCTCGCGAGCGTCGCGCACCTCGAAGCCGCGAGCGTCGACGCGTTCGAGGCCCTCGCCGCGGAGCTCGCCCACCACGGCGCCCCGCGTGCGCTCATCCAGCGCGCCGGGATTGCGCGGCGTGACGAGGTCCGGCACGCGCGGGTGATGCGCAGGCTCGCGTCCCGTCACGGCGGGCAATTCCGCGCCCCGATCGTCGCAAAACAAGCGCCGCGCTCGCTCGAAGCCATCGCGCTCGACAATGCGGTCGAAGGCTGCGTGCGCGAGACATTCGGCGCGCTCGTGGGCATGTGGCAAGCGCGCGCCGCGAAGGATCCCGCGGTCCGCCGCGCGATGCGCCGGATCGCGCTCGACGAGGCGCGGCACGCCTCGCTCGCGTGGGCCATCGACGAATGGATTCGGCCGCGACTCGACGCCGCGGCGCGGGAAAGAGTGGAAACCGAGCGCCGAAAGACGCTCGAAATCGTGGAGGCCGAGGCGTGCGCTGGAAATGACCCCGCGCTCGTCTCGACCCTTGGCCTTCCCGATGGGGATGCCGGCGAGCGGCTCGCGCGTCATTTCAAGGTTGCCGTACTCGCGCTATCCGCGTGA
- a CDS encoding STAS domain-containing protein, whose product MMGDIHRHLGGVFDGCPDPLLLVEGDVVVAHNEAASAALGEAESLLALFDAADRGVVSSACAAVASGQSTKSTFSARLAGKTSKRWTAWPAGHGGICVRMDGPAEPRADIPAPLAPLVEKDEPVPLRTVLLGKIFDRFDGILWSIAKDGTILISEGKGLAHFGLTPGALVGRNAFQLYPHGSVAREETERALAGEELYGDSIEGMSYWIRRLTPVRDAAGDVTAIVGFSLRANENSEETLQAKALIRALSELPLAIWAMDANGTCKMSLGNGLKDLGIMPGELVGKNLYELYSGREDFKADMKRAFAGEQFVSETSFVTTHWRNTIIPVRDTFGERVVRIYSVAENVTDRVENQRRLEEQLALIQSQQQAIVGLSSPVIEVWQGVLVVPLIGSIDQARASILLERLLTEVVGRQSSSVILDLTGVDTVDAEAAQHLSNVMRSVELVGATGLLSGIGPSVAKTMVDLGVDMQSRRTYPTLAEALRRLIGARKR is encoded by the coding sequence ATGATGGGCGACATACACCGCCATCTTGGCGGGGTGTTCGACGGGTGCCCGGATCCACTGTTGCTCGTCGAGGGCGACGTGGTGGTGGCGCACAATGAGGCAGCGAGCGCGGCGCTCGGCGAGGCCGAGTCGTTGCTCGCGCTCTTCGATGCGGCGGATCGGGGCGTCGTGTCGTCGGCCTGCGCGGCCGTGGCGAGTGGACAATCGACGAAATCGACGTTCTCCGCGCGTCTCGCGGGGAAGACGTCCAAGCGCTGGACCGCGTGGCCGGCCGGTCACGGTGGGATTTGCGTCCGGATGGACGGCCCCGCGGAGCCCCGCGCGGACATTCCAGCGCCGCTAGCTCCCCTTGTCGAGAAAGACGAGCCCGTCCCGCTTCGGACCGTGCTCCTCGGCAAGATCTTCGATCGATTCGACGGGATCCTCTGGTCGATCGCCAAGGATGGAACGATCCTGATCTCGGAAGGGAAGGGGCTCGCCCACTTCGGACTCACGCCGGGCGCGCTCGTCGGTAGGAATGCGTTCCAGCTCTATCCACACGGATCGGTCGCTCGAGAGGAGACCGAACGCGCCCTCGCGGGGGAGGAGCTCTACGGGGACAGCATCGAGGGCATGTCCTACTGGATACGTCGTCTCACGCCCGTGCGAGACGCAGCCGGCGACGTGACCGCGATCGTCGGATTCTCTCTCCGCGCCAATGAAAACTCGGAAGAGACCCTCCAGGCCAAGGCCTTGATCCGGGCGCTATCGGAGCTGCCCCTCGCAATCTGGGCCATGGACGCGAACGGGACGTGCAAGATGTCCCTGGGAAACGGCCTCAAGGACCTCGGCATCATGCCTGGCGAGCTCGTAGGGAAAAATCTCTACGAACTCTACAGCGGCCGCGAGGATTTCAAGGCGGACATGAAGCGGGCGTTCGCCGGGGAGCAGTTCGTCTCCGAGACGTCGTTTGTCACGACGCACTGGCGCAACACGATCATCCCGGTGCGCGACACGTTCGGCGAGCGCGTGGTGCGTATCTACTCCGTGGCGGAAAACGTGACCGACCGCGTGGAGAACCAGCGTCGGCTCGAAGAGCAGCTCGCGCTGATCCAATCGCAGCAACAGGCCATCGTCGGGTTGTCGAGCCCGGTGATCGAGGTCTGGCAGGGCGTGCTCGTCGTGCCGCTGATCGGATCGATCGACCAGGCCCGCGCGAGCATCCTGCTCGAACGGCTGCTCACGGAGGTCGTGGGCCGGCAATCGAGCTCCGTGATTCTCGACCTGACGGGCGTGGACACGGTCGACGCGGAGGCGGCGCAGCATCTCTCGAACGTGATGCGGAGCGTGGAGCTCGTCGGCGCGACGGGGCTGCTCTCCGGCATCGGGCCGAGCGTGGCGAAGACGATGGTGGACCTCGGCGTCGACATGCAATCGCGCCGCACTTACCCGACGCTGGCCGAGGCGCTGCGGAGGCTGATCGGCGCGCGCAAACGGTGA
- a CDS encoding amidohydrolase family protein has protein sequence MPRIARMLCITAVAGGCVGTPAIAQHDIGGRMDFLPPAREVNRVAEAPAGRTLAITGATLFDGRGAPPVPDAVVVVREGRILAVGPRAAVEIPAGAEIVDATGQSVMPGLIDAHFHLDGDIPLPSLFLQRGVTSLRDPGAWIEAYDPVRSSAAPIPRLFLTGPHLDAPPPAHPKDALLVLDPAEARAAVHRLADQGASAIKIYYRLPLGTIRAVNEAAHERGLITTAHLEIADAGDAVRAGLDGVEHVTSFGTAIVPLREAEDFRQAVLADNAARGPSRYALWSNVDLDSPRVRAILDLLVSEGTFFTPTLAVFERRPGDPGSNDVEARAFTNMLGFVRRAHGAGVRIVVGSHSAVPHAERGDAYVREMELLYEAGLSRGEILSAATLENARFFRIQDRLGTLEPGKIADLILVRGNPGEDLSALRDVRRVMLNGVWVTPSR, from the coding sequence ATGCCCCGGATTGCCAGGATGTTGTGCATCACCGCCGTCGCGGGCGGTTGCGTCGGGACCCCGGCGATCGCGCAGCACGATATCGGTGGACGGATGGATTTCCTGCCCCCCGCGCGGGAGGTCAATCGCGTCGCCGAAGCTCCCGCCGGCCGAACCTTGGCCATCACGGGCGCGACGCTCTTCGACGGGCGCGGCGCGCCGCCCGTGCCCGATGCGGTGGTCGTCGTCCGGGAGGGGCGTATCCTCGCCGTCGGCCCGCGCGCTGCCGTGGAAATCCCCGCGGGCGCGGAGATCGTCGATGCCACGGGACAATCCGTCATGCCCGGCCTCATCGACGCCCATTTCCACCTCGACGGCGACATTCCTCTCCCGTCCCTCTTCCTCCAGCGCGGCGTGACCTCCCTGCGCGACCCGGGCGCATGGATCGAGGCTTATGACCCGGTGCGCTCTTCCGCCGCCCCGATCCCACGCCTCTTTTTGACCGGGCCGCACCTCGACGCGCCGCCGCCCGCGCACCCGAAGGACGCGCTCCTCGTCCTCGATCCGGCCGAGGCGCGCGCCGCCGTCCATCGCCTCGCGGACCAGGGCGCGTCGGCCATCAAGATTTATTATCGATTGCCCCTCGGCACCATCCGGGCCGTCAACGAGGCCGCCCACGAGCGGGGCCTCATCACCACGGCGCACCTCGAAATCGCGGACGCGGGCGACGCCGTGCGCGCCGGGCTCGACGGCGTCGAGCACGTCACCTCGTTCGGCACCGCGATCGTGCCGCTCCGCGAGGCGGAGGATTTTCGACAGGCCGTCCTCGCGGACAACGCCGCCCGCGGGCCGAGCCGTTATGCGCTCTGGAGCAATGTCGACCTGGATTCCCCGCGCGTGCGGGCGATCCTCGACCTGCTCGTCTCCGAGGGCACTTTCTTCACGCCCACGCTCGCCGTTTTCGAGCGCCGCCCGGGCGACCCCGGGAGCAACGACGTGGAGGCCCGCGCCTTCACCAACATGCTCGGCTTCGTCCGCCGCGCGCACGGGGCCGGTGTGCGTATCGTGGTCGGCTCCCATTCTGCGGTGCCCCACGCCGAGCGCGGAGATGCTTACGTCCGCGAAATGGAGCTCCTCTACGAAGCCGGCCTCTCCCGGGGCGAGATCCTTTCGGCCGCAACGCTGGAGAACGCGAGATTCTTTCGTATCCAGGACCGGCTGGGGACCCTCGAACCCGGCAAAATCGCCGATTTGATCCTCGTCCGTGGCAACCCTGGCGAGGACCTCTCCGCCCTGCGCGACGTCCGTCGGGTCATGCTGAACGGGGTGTGGGTCACCCCTTCCCGTTGA
- a CDS encoding FAD-dependent oxidoreductase, whose protein sequence is MTWHYDADVVIVGAGGAALAAAVAAVHEGVSVLLLEAGPQPGGTASISGGAFWIPNNSLMRAQGLTDPRPDALKLMARLSYPSLYDPAASHLGLPKREYDLLAAFYDHGSDVIDELTQLGALFPIIYPGFGFSPSPISDPDYHAGLPENVSPYGRVLGNAPPGLVGWPGYLLTQSMIDWIQAKHVPIRTNHRVVGAIQKKDGEVVGVEIEHNGARKRARARRAVVFATGGFSHARGKVLGLQRGPLFGTGSVPTGKGDFLDIAASLDAAIGNLSNGFYFQLAIEEAAAQNGHVTNVGAIAFGVYGDSTILVNKYGRRCVNEKMPYHVRAQSHFLALGTDEPNLVQFMIWDEAVAQEPTSWPWRGVVPAPGTLPPFVIKANTRAALAAAIDARLNALRGQRFAASGVVPSVKLDPNFVTNLDATIARFNGFAATGMDLDFQRGATSFENAWQGPSRSVTANRTMYPMSASGPYYAVILGAGTLDTCGGPIVGTDGRVLRPDGTGIPGLFGAGNCIASPAGRGYWGAGGTIGPALVFGFLAGKKAAHEPVHPL, encoded by the coding sequence ATGACATGGCACTATGATGCGGACGTGGTGATCGTTGGGGCTGGGGGCGCGGCGCTCGCGGCGGCGGTGGCGGCAGTGCACGAGGGCGTTTCGGTGCTCTTGCTGGAGGCGGGTCCGCAGCCCGGGGGGACCGCCTCGATATCGGGCGGCGCATTCTGGATCCCCAACAACTCGCTGATGCGCGCGCAGGGGCTCACGGATCCGCGCCCCGACGCGCTGAAGCTCATGGCCCGCCTCTCCTATCCGTCGCTCTACGACCCGGCAGCGTCGCATCTCGGCCTGCCGAAGCGCGAGTACGATCTTCTCGCCGCCTTTTATGATCACGGCTCCGACGTGATCGACGAGCTCACCCAGCTCGGCGCCCTGTTCCCCATCATCTACCCGGGTTTTGGCTTCTCCCCGAGCCCGATCTCGGACCCGGACTACCATGCCGGCCTGCCCGAGAACGTATCACCGTATGGACGCGTGCTCGGCAATGCGCCCCCGGGCCTGGTCGGATGGCCGGGCTACCTCCTGACGCAGTCGATGATCGATTGGATCCAAGCGAAGCACGTGCCCATTCGCACGAACCATCGGGTCGTCGGCGCGATCCAGAAGAAGGACGGCGAGGTGGTCGGCGTGGAGATCGAGCACAACGGCGCGCGCAAGCGGGCGCGGGCACGGCGCGCGGTCGTGTTCGCGACGGGTGGCTTTTCGCACGCGCGCGGGAAGGTGCTCGGATTGCAACGAGGACCGCTCTTCGGCACGGGCAGCGTCCCCACGGGCAAGGGCGACTTTTTGGATATCGCCGCGAGCCTCGACGCCGCGATCGGGAACCTGTCGAATGGATTTTATTTTCAGCTTGCGATCGAGGAGGCCGCGGCGCAAAACGGCCACGTCACGAACGTCGGCGCGATCGCGTTCGGGGTGTACGGCGACAGCACGATCCTCGTCAACAAGTACGGGCGCCGGTGTGTCAACGAGAAGATGCCTTATCACGTCCGGGCGCAGAGCCATTTCCTGGCGCTCGGGACCGACGAGCCGAACCTCGTCCAGTTCATGATCTGGGACGAGGCGGTGGCCCAGGAGCCGACGTCCTGGCCGTGGCGAGGCGTCGTGCCGGCGCCGGGGACATTGCCCCCGTTCGTCATCAAGGCGAATACCCGCGCGGCGCTCGCCGCGGCGATCGACGCGCGCCTCAACGCGCTGCGCGGCCAGCGGTTCGCGGCGAGCGGCGTCGTGCCCTCCGTGAAGCTCGATCCGAATTTCGTGACGAACCTGGATGCCACGATCGCGCGCTTCAATGGCTTCGCGGCGACGGGCATGGACCTCGATTTTCAGCGCGGCGCCACATCCTTCGAGAATGCCTGGCAAGGGCCGTCGCGCAGCGTGACGGCGAACCGCACGATGTATCCGATGTCGGCGAGCGGGCCATATTACGCGGTGATCCTCGGCGCCGGGACGCTCGATACCTGCGGCGGCCCGATCGTCGGGACGGACGGGCGTGTGCTCCGGCCCGACGGCACGGGGATCCCGGGCCTCTTTGGCGCCGGCAATTGCATTGCATCCCCGGCCGGCCGCGGATACTGGGGCGCGGGCGGGACGATTGGCCCGGCCCTCGTCTTTGGTTTCCTGGCCGGAAAAAAGGCGGCGCACGAGCCCGTGCACCCGCTCTGA
- a CDS encoding response regulator, translating to MGRILIIDDDPSFLQLYRARLGAEGYLVETADEIEKALARLDQGGWDVVLVDQKLDGKTGPDTGLDLVSEVSRRAPLAKTILVTGYATEAAVTRAFQDGAYDYLEKGPIFRVLLLAKLRNALEAVRAHHFGELSSDEAEAAIRDTWAAAESETDPNRKGKLLEDLMVLVFKTIPGFRHASARRRNEEEEIDLVIRNESTDPFWVNERTSYILAECKNWTRPAGATEIRSFLWKLSRKFNRSRLGLFIAPGGFSAPLRSDLHGERRDDYLVLLINKADLRELVHAPDRNAYLKKLHERAVLELHGENR from the coding sequence ATGGGCCGCATCTTGATCATCGACGACGACCCGAGCTTTTTGCAGCTCTATCGCGCCCGGCTCGGCGCCGAGGGGTATCTCGTCGAGACCGCGGACGAGATCGAAAAGGCGCTCGCGCGGCTCGACCAGGGCGGCTGGGACGTCGTGCTCGTCGATCAGAAGCTCGACGGCAAGACCGGCCCGGACACCGGCCTCGACCTCGTCTCCGAGGTCTCGCGCCGCGCGCCGCTCGCGAAGACCATCCTCGTCACGGGGTATGCCACGGAGGCCGCGGTCACGCGCGCCTTCCAGGACGGCGCCTACGATTACCTCGAAAAAGGCCCGATCTTCCGTGTCCTCTTGCTCGCAAAGCTTCGCAATGCGCTCGAAGCCGTGCGTGCACACCATTTCGGCGAACTCTCCTCGGACGAGGCTGAGGCGGCCATTCGCGACACCTGGGCTGCGGCCGAGAGCGAGACGGACCCGAACCGCAAGGGCAAGCTGCTCGAAGACCTCATGGTCCTCGTCTTCAAGACGATCCCCGGCTTTCGCCACGCCTCGGCCCGTCGCCGCAACGAGGAAGAGGAAATCGACCTCGTCATCCGCAACGAATCCACCGATCCCTTCTGGGTGAACGAACGCACGTCGTACATCCTCGCCGAATGCAAGAACTGGACGAGGCCCGCGGGCGCCACGGAGATTCGCAGCTTCCTGTGGAAGCTCTCGCGCAAGTTCAATCGCTCCCGCCTCGGCCTTTTCATCGCACCGGGCGGTTTTTCCGCGCCCCTCCGCAGCGATCTGCACGGCGAGCGCCGGGACGATTACCTCGTCCTACTCATCAACAAGGCCGATTTGCGGGAGCTCGTCCACGCGCCGGATCGAAATGCCTACCTGAAGAAGCTGCACGAGCGGGCCGTGCTCGAATTGCACGGCGAGAACCGCTGA